The genomic interval TCACAGTGATCCTCGGATGAATGACAGTTTCCATGCTGGGCTAAAGAATCGAATGAGGGCCGAAGCTCTCGAAGAAACCTTATCCGCATTGCCTGGCGAAGAAGATAGAGTGTTCTTCGCTGGTGATGCGATCCGCGTTGATGATTATGCTGTACACATCGTCATCAGTGTTGATCGGCAAGCTGTTGCTGCTGTGCCGCGGATTTCTACAGTCAAGCGGGATCGATTTAAAATTCACCCGTCACTGTTCCATGCCGTCACTTCGGAGGCACTAGGACTAGCTAGACGCTCGCTATATCTCCCTGATGCTGGGGCTGACCTTCGGGTTCTTGGCGCTAGCCCGGGAGAAGTGGTACGTTCCGCCACCGAATCCATGATGCATGCCCTGCTGTATTGCGTCGGATATTTGTTCGGTAGTGACGCTCACTTGTTGATGAACAGCCTTTCCACGTTGCCGTACGAAGGACGTGAAGGCTCTGGGCGGCTAGTGCTTGCCAAGTCAGACAACTCGGCAATCAAAGTAATGGTGAGTCTCAGCCGGCCGATGAGCGCTCGAAATATGTTGGGTGTCCGCAAAATCTTGGAGGCCAGTGGAACGACAGCAGATGTTCTGTTCGACGGTGAGCAAGTCTACGGCCTAGGGAGTATCAAGCCTGAGTATGACGCAACGACCGAGTCTGTTTTCGTTGTAACTTTTGTGTCTCGTGGCGTATGGGAGCTTTCTCATGCTGGTGTCGCCCTCCTTGCTGTCCGCGACGGAATTCCCAGTTTGCCGATGTATGTATTGGACGAAGATTACTTCATCGACCTGACAGAGCGGCTGTTTCCGCAAGGAGACAAGGATCTTCTACTTGAGGCAGCTCGTGCCGCTGGACAACACAGGCACGGAGCAATGTTGGTAATCTCCGCCGATGCGGCAGAAGAGGCGCAAAGACTATCCCCACAATGTTGGTCGGTAGCGCCTGCGCGTCTTGCTCCAGAGTTGATTACACAGCTCACAAACATGGACGGTGCCGTTCTTTTGAATCCGAGCGGTCAGTGCCATGCAATCGGGGTAATCCTCGACGGCGCAGCTCGCGGCGAGGGAGATCCAGCCCGTGGTAGCCGACTCAACAATGCCGTGAGGTATCTGGGAAACGATTCGCCACCAGCTATCGTCGTGGTGTATAGCGCAGATGGCGGCATTGACATCCTGCCTCACATGCCGCAACGCGTGCGCAAAGAGGACGTCGAGAAGGCTGTATCCAATTTTCTTAAACTGGCAACTAACCGGCCGCCAGATTTCGAAAGCACCTATCGCGCCTGGGATGTTATCAAGTCGCTCACATTCTACCTATCTCAAGCGCAATGTGATTCATTGAATCAAGCGCGAGATGAACTGGAGGAGTGGCGAATGGAGAACAATGGAATGCAGGTTGGCGAAGTTCGATTGAAACCCAATTCTGCAATGAATGATACATATTGGTTTTAGGTGCTACGCTGCGCCGAACTATTGACAACACCCTAGAGCTTCATCAACTGCGGGATAAGCTCCCCGATCAAGACCACCCACACCATCTCCTGTTGCTCCTCGGGCAGTGTTCGCAAGATGCGTCCAATCTCGTTCTTCCGCACCTGCTGACACACCACAAACACCACGTACGGGAAGAACTCCGCATCACTCACCTGCACCGCGCGCCAGTACCCGGCGACCTTCTCTCGGATACGCACAGGGGCTTCCGTACCGAGGTCGATCTCTAGGAAGTAGCTACTGCTGCGCTGCTGCCCTGGAAAATCCAGCGAGACGAACAAATCCGCCCGCACCACCGGAGGAACCGGCAACTCAACGTCCCAGCGCTTCACGGTGAGGACACCCGCCTTCTCGGCTCGCCGCAGATCCAGGTAGGTGTCCGCAATCATGAGGGCGTGGTTACTGACGTTGGGAGACGGTCGCCCCTCGACGTCCAGGAGGAGACGACCAGCACGGCCGAGCTGGTACACGAACGCCCCAGCCCCGCCCTTGTCGCCAGTGGCACGACGACCTACCCGCGACAGGTAGCCGAGTCGCACCAACCGACCAAGTACCTTGTCCGGCACCGAATGCGACCTATCCGCGAACAGCAGCTCCGTAAGGTGCGTCGAAGCAAGCTGCCCAAAGGTGCGCGTGAGCTTGAGAACGTCGTAGTCGCGATGGGTCAGTTCCACGGTGGTTCCTCCGCCCTGATAGGTCACGGTGTTCTTGCTGGTCAGACCAGCTACGGGTACAGGGGTAGACCTACGGTCGGCCTACTCCTGCCCTACGGGGTTCGCCTACGTCTCCAGACCTTGAATTCGTTCGCGCCAGACTTCGGCGGTCCGCGTCGCGGCGTCGCACTGGTGCTTCATGGCGGCAGCCCACACGTTGGTCTCGTGCTCGATCATCCCTTCAAGGAGCGGGTCGTCTCCGATGCGTCGACCAAGACGCTCCGCCACGGCTTCGACATCGCTCAGCACGTTTTCGAGGTACTCAATGCTGCGCCCGACGTAGGCCAGTTCCGACAGCAAGTTCTGTACGCTACGCATCGCTTGAACTCCTCGGTCCACCGAAGCGCGGTCGACGGGTAGATGCTGCCGGGGCCGGCTGACCGCCGCGCCGCTGCTTAATCTCCTCGTTCACTGCTGCCGCGGAGCGGCCGTAAGTCGCCCTCGATCGGCGCCGCACTTCATCCGCAGAGCCGGTTGCATCAACAGGTGGGAGAGTCACGCCAGTTACTGGTGAACTCACCCCATCGCTCGTGGCGAGGCGCATCAGCACCTCGAAACGGCGTTGGTTCAGGAAGTCTTCTTCGGTGACGCTGCGGCCGAACTGCCGTGCAAAAGAACGGGCTTCGTCCGCCGAGGTCTGGAACACCACCGTCGAGCGCGCGTTGTTCTGGGTGGCGTCCTGGAGTTCGCGGGTGAGCTGTCCGAGGAACTGATGCGCCACCGTCATCGCGAGGCCGAGCGAACGGGCCTGGGCGAACATGTCGGCGGGCGCGATCGGCAGGTTGATGAAGTCCTGGAACTCATCGAGGTACAGCATCGTGGGTTGAGCCGGATTAGCCGCACCTGCCTGCACCACGCTCCAGACAGCATTGAGGAGGAGCGAGCCCAGCAGTCCGGCCGTGTCCTTCCCCTCCGTCGCCCGACCGAGGTTCACGAGCAGGATCTTGTTTCCCCGGATCACGTCGCGTAGGTCGATCGTGCTGGCGCTCTGCCCGATGATGTTCCGGATCGACGGCCGGTTGTTGAGCTGCCAGATCCGATCCATGAGCGGCTGGAAGTGCGAAGCGCGCATCCGGTCATCTATTCCAGCCCACCACGCCGCCAAGTCCTCGATATGGGCGACCCCACGAACCAGGTTCTTCGAGAACTCCACCTGATCCGCCCTGGGCACCGCCAGCGGCCCGATATCCGCGAACGTCATGGGCGAGGAGATCCCGGCGCTCATCATGAGCGTCAGGATCAGGTGATAGAACCCTTGGCGTACCCGCACACCCCGGGCGTCCTGCGGATACAGATGATCGAACAGTCTCTGGATGTCCGCCGCCACCACGAAAGGGCTGCCCTGCAAGATGTTGAAGCCGACCGGATAGTCGGTGTCTCCCACGTCCAGGAGTACGA from Streptomyces sp. NBC_01288 carries:
- a CDS encoding replication-relaxation family protein, which produces MELTHRDYDVLKLTRTFGQLASTHLTELLFADRSHSVPDKVLGRLVRLGYLSRVGRRATGDKGGAGAFVYQLGRAGRLLLDVEGRPSPNVSNHALMIADTYLDLRRAEKAGVLTVKRWDVELPVPPVVRADLFVSLDFPGQQRSSSYFLEIDLGTEAPVRIREKVAGYWRAVQVSDAEFFPYVVFVVCQQVRKNEIGRILRTLPEEQQEMVWVVLIGELIPQLMKL
- a CDS encoding diadenylate cyclase, translated to MAKRYIDQFIWGYQDIFRSALDTEIGLVFKAIGFSGNPKTILVGFEVSGQHEYSICIEQGEVRYKPSDLEDVQQLADQKYAANSDSNSFHSDPRMNDSFHAGLKNRMRAEALEETLSALPGEEDRVFFAGDAIRVDDYAVHIVISVDRQAVAAVPRISTVKRDRFKIHPSLFHAVTSEALGLARRSLYLPDAGADLRVLGASPGEVVRSATESMMHALLYCVGYLFGSDAHLLMNSLSTLPYEGREGSGRLVLAKSDNSAIKVMVSLSRPMSARNMLGVRKILEASGTTADVLFDGEQVYGLGSIKPEYDATTESVFVVTFVSRGVWELSHAGVALLAVRDGIPSLPMYVLDEDYFIDLTERLFPQGDKDLLLEAARAAGQHRHGAMLVISADAAEEAQRLSPQCWSVAPARLAPELITQLTNMDGAVLLNPSGQCHAIGVILDGAARGEGDPARGSRLNNAVRYLGNDSPPAIVVVYSADGGIDILPHMPQRVRKEDVEKAVSNFLKLATNRPPDFESTYRAWDVIKSLTFYLSQAQCDSLNQARDELEEWRMENNGMQVGEVRLKPNSAMNDTYWF